The following proteins come from a genomic window of Montipora foliosa isolate CH-2021 chromosome 2, ASM3666993v2, whole genome shotgun sequence:
- the LOC137991190 gene encoding uncharacterized protein, with product MVYFLENGVPPSTVTGPLAPSSSTVTGPSAPPSSTVTGPSAPSSSTVTGPSAPSSSTVTGPSAPPSSTVTGPSAPSSSTVTGPSAPSSSTVTGPSAPSSSTVTGPSAPPSSTVTGLSASPSSTVTGLSAPSSSTVTGPSAPSSSTVTGPSAPSSSTVTGPSAPSSSTVTGPPAPSSSTVTGPSAPSSSTVTGPSAPSSSTVTGPSAPPSSTVTGLSASPSSTVTGLSASPSSTVTGLSAPHSNTVTGSSVPPSSTGTGLSVPPSILSDNEDTAALVARLGLLVKAVQEEKGKSSSIQRFLLLQ from the exons atggtctattttcTAGAGAATGGCGTTCCTCCTAGTACCGTTACTGGTCCGTTAGCCCCTTCCAGCAGTACCGTTACTGGTCCGTCAGCGCCTCCAAGCAGTACCGTTACTGGTCCGTCAGCTCCTTCCAGCAGTACCGTTACTGGTCCATCAGCCCCTTCCAGCAGTACCGTTACTGGTCCGTCAGCGCCTCCAAGCAGTACCGTTACTGGTCCGTCAGCTCCTTCCAGCAGTACCGTTACTGGTCCATCAGCTCCTTCCAGCAGTACCGTTACTGGTCCATCAGCCCCTTCCAGCAGTACCGTTACTGGTCCGTCAGCGCCTCCAAGCAGTACCGTTACTGGTCTGTCAGCGTCCCCCAGCAGTACCGTTACTGGTCTGTCAGCCCCTTCCAGCAGTACCGTTACTGGTCCATCAGCCCCTTCCAGCAGTACCGTTACTGGTCCGTCAGCTCCTTCCAGCAGTACCGTTACTGGTCCATCAGCCCCTTCCAGCAGTACCGTTACTGGTCCGCCAGCTCCTTCCAGCAGTACCGTTACTGGTCCATCAGCCCCTTCCAGCAGTACCGTTACTGGTCCATCAGCCCCTTCCAGCAGTACCGTTACTGGTCCGTCAGCGCCTCCAAGCAGTACCGTTACTGGTCTGTCAGCGTCCCCCAGCAGTACCGTTACTGGTCTGTCAGCGTCCCCCAGCAGTACCGTAACTGGTCTGTCAGCGCCTCACAGCAATACCGTTACTGGTTCGTCAGTGCCTCCCAGCAGTACCGGGACTGGTCTGTCGGTCCCTCCTAGCATTCTTTCAG ATAACGAGGATACTGCCGCTCTCGTTGCGCGGTTAGGCCTTCTTGTCAAAGCTGTTCAAGAGGAAAAAGGGAAAAGTTCATCAATTCAAAGATTTCTCTTacttcaatag